A stretch of Stenotrophomonas indicatrix DNA encodes these proteins:
- a CDS encoding sugar phosphate isomerase/epimerase family protein: MQTLKGPSLHLAQFAGDQAPFDSLSGIAAWAAGHGFKALQIPAWEARLFDLATAADSQDYCDDLRGTLAEHGLQVSELTTHILGQLVAVHPAYDELCDGFAPEALRGNPQARSEWAQQQLHLAARASRRLGLQDMGTFSGSFAWPYLFPFPQRPPGLIDAAFDELARRWRPILDTCGDNGINLCYEIHPSEDLHDGTSFERFFERVGQHERCRILFDPSHFVLQQLDYLQFLDIYHPLIRMFHVKDAEFRPNGRQGIYGGYADWTERAGRFRSLGDGQVDFKSIFSKLAQYDYAGWATLEWECCLKDQEAGAREGAAFIRDHIIPVTDKIFDDFAGAPISSAQLQHMLGIA, from the coding sequence ATGCAAACCCTCAAAGGCCCCAGCCTGCATCTGGCGCAGTTCGCTGGCGACCAGGCGCCGTTCGACAGCCTGTCCGGCATCGCCGCCTGGGCGGCCGGTCATGGTTTCAAGGCCCTGCAGATTCCGGCATGGGAAGCGCGCCTGTTCGACCTGGCCACCGCCGCCGACAGCCAGGACTACTGCGATGACCTGCGTGGCACCCTGGCCGAGCACGGCCTGCAGGTCAGCGAGCTGACCACCCACATCCTGGGCCAGCTGGTGGCGGTGCATCCGGCCTACGATGAGCTGTGCGATGGTTTTGCACCGGAAGCACTGCGCGGCAACCCGCAGGCACGCAGCGAATGGGCACAGCAGCAGCTGCATCTGGCCGCCCGCGCCTCGCGCCGGCTCGGGCTGCAGGACATGGGCACCTTCTCCGGCTCATTCGCCTGGCCCTACCTGTTCCCCTTCCCGCAGCGTCCGCCGGGCCTGATCGATGCCGCATTCGATGAGCTGGCACGCCGCTGGCGGCCGATCCTCGATACCTGCGGGGACAACGGCATCAACCTCTGCTACGAAATCCATCCCAGCGAAGACCTGCACGATGGCACCAGCTTCGAACGCTTCTTCGAGCGTGTGGGCCAGCACGAGCGCTGCCGCATCCTGTTCGATCCCAGCCACTTCGTCCTGCAGCAGCTGGATTACCTGCAGTTCCTGGACATCTACCATCCGCTGATCCGCATGTTCCACGTCAAGGATGCGGAGTTCCGTCCCAATGGTCGCCAGGGCATCTACGGTGGCTACGCCGACTGGACCGAACGCGCGGGCCGCTTCCGCTCGCTGGGCGATGGCCAGGTCGATTTCAAGTCGATCTTCTCCAAGCTGGCGCAGTACGACTACGCCGGCTGGGCAACGCTGGAATGGGAGTGCTGCCTGAAGGACCAGGAAGCCGGTGCGCGCGAAGGTGCCGCCTTCATCCGCGACCACATCATCCCGGTCACCGACAAGATCTTCGACGACTTCGCCGGCGCGCCGATCAGCAGCGCCCAGCTGCAGCACATGCTCGGCATCGCCTGA
- a CDS encoding alpha/beta fold hydrolase translates to MTNFSTAGTPGDDTVRHHYLRIDGQRVHCVSAGSGQPVLLIPGWPQTWYAWRHVLHALAEAGFEAIAVDPPGIGESDRPAHGYDTGSAAAVLHQTMQALGHERYQVVGHDIGMWIAYALASDQPQAVQRLAVTEAVIPGLAPEPGIFATPADNIFLWHFMFNQVADLPEALITGRERAYLDFMFDRWSYRRDAVASETYIAAYSRPGALRAGFAWYRAIPETIRQNQLRAQRRLTMPVLAIGAEHATGNAPMLTLQPHADDLRGSVVPGCGHFIMEEAPHAFLAQLLPFLQEADHAA, encoded by the coding sequence ATGACGAATTTTTCCACCGCTGGTACCCCCGGCGACGACACCGTGCGCCACCACTACCTGCGCATCGACGGCCAGCGCGTGCATTGCGTTTCCGCCGGCAGCGGTCAACCGGTGCTGTTGATTCCCGGCTGGCCGCAGACCTGGTACGCCTGGCGCCACGTGCTGCATGCCCTGGCCGAGGCCGGCTTCGAAGCGATCGCGGTCGACCCGCCCGGCATCGGCGAATCCGATCGCCCTGCGCACGGCTACGACACCGGCAGCGCCGCCGCAGTACTGCACCAGACCATGCAGGCGCTGGGCCACGAGCGCTATCAGGTGGTCGGCCATGACATCGGCATGTGGATCGCCTATGCATTGGCCAGCGACCAGCCGCAGGCGGTGCAGCGCCTGGCCGTGACCGAAGCGGTGATTCCCGGGTTGGCGCCTGAGCCGGGCATCTTCGCCACGCCGGCCGACAACATCTTCCTGTGGCACTTCATGTTCAACCAGGTGGCCGATCTTCCCGAGGCCCTCATCACCGGTCGCGAACGTGCCTACCTGGACTTCATGTTCGACCGCTGGTCGTACCGGCGCGACGCGGTGGCCAGCGAAACCTACATCGCCGCCTACAGCCGCCCCGGCGCGTTGCGTGCAGGGTTTGCCTGGTACCGCGCGATTCCGGAAACCATCCGCCAGAACCAGCTCCGCGCACAACGCCGGCTGACGATGCCGGTGCTGGCCATCGGCGCCGAGCACGCCACCGGCAACGCCCCCATGCTGACCCTGCAGCCGCACGCCGATGACCTGCGCGGCAGCGTCGTGCCGGGGTGTGGCCACTTCATCATGGAAGAAGCACCGCACGCCTTCCTCGCCCAGCTGCTGCCGTTCCTGCAGGAGGCTGACCATGCCGCTTGA
- a CDS encoding alpha/beta hydrolase yields the protein MPLEPALQSFVDAVAAQPLPDDLLELRALSEQALPTLQGATEAVSHVVEHVISARDGHALVVRLYTPAANGTELRPALLFAHGGGWFQCSLAVYDGPCRALANASGHVVAAVGYRLAPEHPFPTPLHDVADAWLWLQAHAAALGLDPARLVIGGDSAGGNLAAACCLLLRDQGLPLPSHQLLLYPALDAAMASGSYREFADGYYLSAELMQRCWQAYLGDSDRRQALASPLHARDLRGLPAATVLSCEFDPLRDEAEQYAANLREAGVDCTLERLPGMIHACIHLHGVSAATDIAIQRAAALLP from the coding sequence ATGCCGCTTGAACCCGCGTTGCAATCGTTCGTGGATGCGGTGGCGGCGCAACCACTGCCAGACGATCTGCTGGAACTGCGTGCACTCAGCGAACAGGCGCTGCCCACGCTGCAGGGTGCCACCGAGGCGGTATCGCATGTCGTGGAGCACGTCATCAGCGCACGCGACGGCCATGCGCTCGTCGTGCGCCTGTATACGCCCGCAGCCAACGGCACCGAGCTGCGCCCTGCCCTGTTGTTCGCCCACGGCGGTGGTTGGTTCCAGTGCTCGCTGGCGGTCTATGACGGCCCCTGCCGGGCCCTGGCCAATGCCAGCGGCCATGTCGTCGCTGCCGTCGGCTATCGCCTGGCGCCGGAGCATCCGTTCCCGACGCCGCTGCACGACGTCGCCGATGCGTGGCTGTGGCTGCAGGCCCATGCCGCCGCGCTGGGTCTTGATCCGGCACGGCTGGTCATCGGCGGCGACAGCGCCGGCGGCAATCTCGCCGCCGCGTGCTGCCTGCTGCTGCGCGATCAGGGACTGCCGTTGCCATCGCATCAACTGCTGCTGTACCCGGCACTGGATGCCGCCATGGCCAGCGGCTCCTACCGCGAGTTCGCCGACGGCTACTACCTCAGCGCCGAACTGATGCAGCGCTGCTGGCAGGCCTACCTCGGCGACAGTGACCGCCGACAGGCGCTGGCTTCGCCCCTGCACGCCCGCGATCTGCGCGGCCTGCCGGCGGCCACGGTGCTGAGCTGTGAGTTCGATCCGCTGCGCGACGAAGCTGAACAGTACGCCGCCAACCTCCGGGAAGCGGGTGTGGACTGCACGCTGGAGCGCCTGCCGGGGATGATCCACGCCTGCATCCACCTGCATGGTGTGTCGGCGGCGACCGACATCGCGATCCAGCGCGCGGCGGCCCTGCTGCCCTGA
- a CDS encoding NADP-dependent oxidoreductase — protein MSDSTTRIVLASRPQGAPVAANFLLEQVPLPALAPGQVLLRNRYLSLDPYMRGRMDDGPSYAPPVAVDAVMEGQTVAEVLQSQAPGLAVGELVLAPGGWQTHAVVAGDAISRHLDPAGLPLSTALGVYGMPGFTAYSSLIEIGKLQPGETLVVAAASGPVGATVAQLAKLQGARVVAIAGGEAKRAYLETLGVDVALDHRASGFAEQLSAAVPDGIDVYFENVGGHVLDAVLPLLNDFARIPVCGTIATYNARGVAQPGPDRLPALFSQILRQRLTVRGFIVHDFKHLWPEFERDMPQWLRDGRIKYREDVVQGLENAPEAFFGLLQGRNFGKLVVKLD, from the coding sequence ATGTCCGATTCAACCACCCGCATCGTGCTTGCCTCGCGCCCCCAAGGTGCGCCGGTCGCCGCCAATTTCCTCCTCGAACAGGTGCCGCTGCCGGCATTGGCCCCGGGCCAGGTGCTGCTGCGCAACCGCTACCTGTCGTTGGATCCGTACATGCGCGGACGCATGGACGATGGCCCGTCGTACGCACCGCCGGTGGCAGTGGATGCGGTGATGGAGGGCCAGACCGTGGCCGAGGTGCTGCAGTCGCAGGCGCCCGGCCTGGCGGTGGGCGAGCTGGTGCTGGCCCCCGGTGGCTGGCAGACGCATGCCGTGGTGGCGGGTGATGCGATCAGCCGGCACCTGGATCCGGCCGGGCTGCCGCTGAGCACAGCGTTGGGCGTGTACGGCATGCCGGGGTTCACCGCGTACTCCAGCCTGATCGAAATCGGCAAGCTGCAACCCGGCGAGACCCTGGTGGTGGCCGCTGCCAGTGGACCGGTCGGCGCCACCGTGGCCCAGTTGGCAAAGCTGCAGGGCGCGCGGGTGGTTGCTATCGCCGGCGGTGAGGCCAAGCGTGCCTATCTGGAAACACTGGGCGTGGACGTGGCGCTGGACCATCGCGCCTCTGGTTTTGCCGAACAGCTGAGCGCTGCCGTGCCGGATGGCATCGACGTGTACTTCGAGAACGTGGGTGGGCATGTGCTCGATGCCGTGCTGCCGCTGCTCAATGATTTCGCGCGCATTCCGGTGTGCGGCACCATCGCCACCTACAACGCCCGCGGCGTCGCGCAGCCTGGACCGGACCGGCTGCCAGCGCTGTTCAGCCAGATCCTGCGCCAGCGCCTGACCGTGCGTGGCTTCATCGTGCATGACTTCAAGCATCTGTGGCCGGAATTCGAGCGCGACATGCCGCAGTGGCTGCGCGATGGGCGCATCAAGTACCGCGAAGACGTCGTGCAGGGTCTGGAGAATGCACCCGAAGCCTTCTTCGGCCTGCTGCAGGGGCGCAACTTCGGCAAGCTGGTGGTGAAGCTGGATTGA
- a CDS encoding lipocalin family protein, with product MRLHPALLACLLLFAAPALAAEPVRAVSELDIDRYAGQWHEIAHLPVSFQKQCVGEITANYGLRRDGRISVTNACRKADGERIVAEGVARPVAGQPGQLQVRFVPDWLSWVPLVWADYWVIALDPDYQWAMVGEPGRRYLWILARLPEMDRALFDQLKAKAQAMGYDLAPLRLMAPVRDAPAD from the coding sequence ATGCGCTTGCACCCTGCCCTGCTCGCCTGCCTGCTGCTTTTCGCCGCACCGGCACTCGCTGCCGAGCCCGTGCGCGCGGTCAGCGAACTGGACATCGATCGCTATGCCGGCCAGTGGCACGAGATCGCACATCTGCCGGTGTCGTTCCAGAAGCAGTGCGTGGGCGAGATCACTGCCAACTACGGGCTGCGCCGCGATGGCCGGATCAGCGTCACCAACGCCTGCCGCAAGGCCGATGGCGAGCGGATTGTCGCCGAGGGTGTGGCGCGGCCCGTTGCGGGGCAGCCCGGCCAGCTGCAGGTACGCTTCGTTCCCGACTGGCTGAGCTGGGTGCCTCTGGTCTGGGCCGACTACTGGGTGATCGCGCTGGACCCGGACTACCAGTGGGCAATGGTCGGTGAGCCCGGCCGCAGGTATCTGTGGATCCTCGCGCGCCTGCCGGAGATGGACCGCGCCCTGTTCGACCAGCTCAAGGCGAAGGCGCAAGCGATGGGCTACGACCTGGCGCCGCTGCGTCTGATGGCGCCCGTGCGCGACGCGCCCGCCGACTGA
- a CDS encoding LEA type 2 family protein has protein sequence MFHRFRTVLIVLCTLALVACGDGIVKRVSEPAASLQQLTVQANGDWTVALRLQNYSSMPMSFDDVALTLTIGDTEAGPLSAKPGISIGGVSADVINVNFKPSPAARLVIADALASNRTLAYSLKGTVSATPQEKKQRTFDINSRSTLNQAPGLPGVLR, from the coding sequence ATGTTCCACCGCTTCCGTACCGTCTTGATCGTCCTGTGCACCCTGGCCCTGGTCGCTTGCGGCGATGGCATCGTCAAGCGTGTTTCGGAACCGGCCGCGAGCCTGCAGCAGCTGACCGTGCAGGCCAATGGTGACTGGACTGTCGCTCTGCGCCTGCAGAACTACAGTTCGATGCCGATGAGTTTCGACGACGTCGCACTGACCCTGACCATCGGCGACACCGAGGCCGGCCCGCTGTCGGCCAAGCCGGGTATCTCCATCGGCGGCGTCTCTGCCGATGTCATCAACGTCAACTTCAAGCCCAGCCCGGCCGCGCGCCTGGTGATCGCCGACGCACTGGCCAGCAACCGCACCCTCGCCTACAGCCTGAAGGGCACGGTGTCGGCCACGCCGCAGGAAAAGAAGCAGCGCACCTTCGATATCAACAGCCGCAGCACGCTCAACCAGGCCCCGGGCCTGCCCGGCGTGCTGCGCTGA
- a CDS encoding acyl-CoA dehydrogenase C-terminal domain-containing protein: MSSYTAPLSDLRFGLHDVLKVEPLFARLGFTDATADVVDAVLEEAGRFSASVLAPLNSVGDEIGCVLDQASGEVTTPPGFKQAYDQFVDGGWTGLTASPELGGQGLPHTLGVPLNEMINAANLAWGNFPLLSHGAIEALKQHGEAWQHEAFLKPLIEGRWTGTMCLTEPHCGTDLGLLKTKAEPNADGSYSITGTKIFITAGEHDLTGNIVHLVLAKLPDAPPGAKGISLFVTPKFKVDRDGNVGERNALRCGSIEHKMGIKGSVTCVMNFDGAQGYLVGQPHKGLQAMFTMMNTARLGVGLQGIGLSERAYQNALKYSRERLQSRSLSGAKFPDKPADPILVHPDVRRMLLTIKSLVEGSRLLALHAATLIDVAHHAEDAGERERSDTLVSFLTPISKACQTEWGIENTYNALQCFGGHGYIREHGMEQLARDARITTLYEGTTGIQALDLIGRKTASSQGAGLKLMLAEIEAFAKANEGNESLAEFIGPLRAKAAEWGKLTMDVLQRSAANPDELGAASYDYLFYSGYVVLAYWWARSVAAADASAHGAAFAQGKRETARFYFARVLPRTLSHAAAIQAGAAPLMAMDDERFGA, encoded by the coding sequence ATGAGCAGCTACACCGCCCCGCTTTCCGACCTTCGTTTCGGCCTGCACGATGTGCTGAAGGTCGAGCCGCTGTTCGCCCGTCTTGGCTTCACCGACGCCACCGCCGATGTCGTCGATGCCGTGCTGGAAGAAGCCGGCCGCTTCAGCGCCAGCGTGCTGGCCCCGCTCAACAGCGTGGGCGACGAGATCGGCTGCGTGCTCGACCAGGCCAGCGGCGAAGTGACCACGCCACCCGGCTTCAAGCAGGCCTACGACCAGTTCGTCGACGGCGGCTGGACCGGCCTGACCGCATCGCCGGAACTGGGCGGCCAGGGCCTGCCGCACACGCTGGGCGTGCCGCTCAATGAAATGATCAACGCCGCCAACCTGGCCTGGGGCAACTTCCCGCTGCTGTCGCACGGCGCCATCGAAGCACTGAAGCAGCATGGCGAAGCCTGGCAGCACGAGGCCTTCCTGAAGCCGCTGATCGAGGGCCGCTGGACCGGCACCATGTGCCTGACCGAGCCGCATTGCGGCACCGACCTGGGCCTGCTCAAGACCAAGGCCGAGCCGAACGCCGATGGCAGCTATTCGATCACCGGCACCAAGATCTTCATCACCGCCGGCGAGCACGACCTGACCGGCAACATCGTGCACCTGGTGCTGGCCAAGCTGCCCGATGCTCCCCCGGGCGCCAAGGGCATCTCGCTGTTCGTCACCCCGAAGTTCAAGGTCGACCGCGACGGCAACGTCGGTGAGCGCAACGCGCTGCGCTGCGGCTCGATCGAGCACAAGATGGGCATCAAGGGCTCGGTCACCTGCGTGATGAATTTCGATGGCGCCCAGGGCTACCTGGTCGGCCAGCCGCACAAGGGCCTGCAGGCGATGTTCACCATGATGAACACTGCTCGCCTGGGTGTCGGCCTGCAGGGCATCGGCCTGTCCGAGCGCGCCTACCAGAACGCGCTGAAGTACAGCCGTGAGCGCCTGCAGTCGCGTTCGCTCAGCGGCGCCAAGTTCCCGGACAAGCCGGCCGACCCGATCCTGGTGCATCCGGACGTGCGCCGCATGTTGCTGACCATCAAGTCGCTGGTGGAAGGCAGCCGCCTGCTGGCCCTGCATGCGGCCACCCTGATCGACGTCGCCCACCATGCGGAAGATGCCGGTGAACGCGAGCGCTCTGACACCCTGGTGAGCTTCCTGACCCCGATCTCCAAGGCCTGCCAGACCGAATGGGGCATCGAGAACACCTACAACGCCCTGCAGTGCTTCGGCGGCCACGGCTACATCCGCGAGCACGGCATGGAACAGCTGGCCCGCGATGCCCGCATCACCACCTTGTATGAAGGCACCACCGGCATCCAGGCGCTGGACCTGATCGGCCGCAAGACCGCGTCCAGCCAGGGCGCTGGCCTGAAGCTGATGCTGGCCGAGATCGAGGCGTTCGCCAAGGCGAATGAAGGCAACGAGAGCCTGGCCGAGTTCATCGGCCCGCTGCGCGCCAAGGCCGCCGAATGGGGCAAGCTGACGATGGACGTGCTGCAGCGTTCGGCCGCCAATCCGGACGAACTGGGCGCAGCGAGCTACGACTACCTGTTCTATTCGGGTTATGTGGTGCTGGCCTACTGGTGGGCCCGCAGCGTTGCCGCCGCCGATGCCAGCGCACACGGTGCGGCGTTTGCCCAAGGCAAGCGCGAGACCGCGCGCTTCTACTTCGCCCGCGTGCTGCCGCGCACCCTCAGCCACGCCGCCGCCATCCAGGCGGGCGCCGCACCGCTGATGGCAATGGACGACGAACGCTTCGGCGCCTGA
- a CDS encoding HNH endonuclease: protein METDTTRLGLIEAGAPFSAPGAEASPNATTLHRPGTVRLLSLDGHGRVLDWITWQDAACLYARDAVAWTLGDPCLHIHGGTNRRSGMQSGMDLHPIIAARGHARSRALDPTPNLTNPALFARDAHLCLYCGQQFGRPTLTRDHVMPLSKGGLDTWENVVTACFHCNSRKSDRTPQQAGMPLLAVPYRPSWIEHLILSNRNILADQMAFLRAQLPKRSKLCT, encoded by the coding sequence ATGGAGACAGACACTACACGCTTGGGTCTGATCGAAGCCGGAGCTCCGTTTTCTGCTCCGGGCGCCGAAGCATCGCCCAACGCCACGACGCTGCATCGCCCCGGCACGGTCCGGTTGCTCTCACTGGATGGTCATGGCCGGGTCCTGGATTGGATCACCTGGCAGGACGCCGCCTGCCTCTACGCCCGCGATGCCGTCGCCTGGACCCTCGGCGATCCCTGCCTGCACATCCACGGTGGGACCAATCGTCGCAGTGGCATGCAGAGCGGAATGGACCTGCACCCGATCATCGCCGCGCGCGGCCATGCCCGCTCGCGTGCATTGGACCCGACACCGAACCTGACCAACCCGGCCCTGTTCGCCCGCGATGCCCATCTCTGTCTTTACTGTGGACAGCAGTTCGGACGCCCGACTCTGACCCGCGACCACGTCATGCCCTTGTCCAAAGGCGGCCTGGATACCTGGGAAAACGTAGTCACCGCCTGCTTCCACTGCAATTCGCGCAAGAGCGACCGCACCCCGCAACAGGCCGGCATGCCGCTGCTGGCGGTGCCGTACCGGCCGAGCTGGATCGAGCACCTGATCCTGTCCAACCGCAACATCCTGGCCGACCAGATGGCGTTCCTGAGGGCCCAGCTGCCCAAGCGTTCCAAGCTCTGCACCTGA
- the dxs gene encoding 1-deoxy-D-xylulose-5-phosphate synthase: protein MIDSARYPRLARIQTPDDLRTFDESELTAVADELRAYLIESVGKSGGHFAAGLGVIELTVALHYLYQTPVDQLVWDVGHQTYPHKILTGRRDEIHTVKQKDGVAPFPKREESEYDTFGVGHSSTSISAALGMAIARQTEGDDRKVVAVIGDGAMTAGMAFEALMHAGGMEPEPNLLVILNDNNMSISEAVGGLTKMLGRATGSRTLNALREGGKKILGDKKNNPARFVKRWEEHWKGMFVPSTMFEEMGFHYTGPIDGHDLPALLSALKTLRASKGPKLLHVMTTKGKGYEPAEGDQIGYHAVGPFDPDKGLVAKTGAKKPTYTDVFGDWLCDAAAAEPRLYGITPAMREGSGLVRFSREYPQRYFDVAIAEQHAVTLAAGMATQGGKPVVAIYSTFLQRAYDQLVHDVAIQDLDVLFAIDRAGVVGPDGATHAGNLDLSFLRCVPNMVVMAPSNEAECRQMLSTGLQHPGPAAVRYPRGSGTGVDAGSDLSTLPIGKGELRLQGNRVALLAFGSTVAAAEQVGRELGLSVVNMRFIKPLDRELVLAMANQHDALVTIEDNVVAGGAGSAVAELLNAEDVLRPILHLGLPDAFQHHASREDLLAEAGIDAAGIRAALLKRWPQLAAGNPPLSAAG, encoded by the coding sequence ATGATCGACTCTGCCCGCTATCCCCGCCTCGCGCGCATCCAGACACCGGATGACCTGCGCACGTTCGACGAATCCGAACTGACGGCGGTCGCCGATGAACTGCGTGCCTACCTGATCGAATCGGTCGGCAAAAGCGGTGGCCATTTCGCCGCCGGCCTGGGCGTGATCGAGCTCACCGTGGCCCTGCACTACCTGTACCAGACCCCGGTCGACCAGCTGGTCTGGGACGTCGGCCACCAGACCTATCCGCACAAGATCCTCACCGGTCGCCGCGACGAGATCCATACCGTCAAGCAGAAGGATGGCGTCGCGCCGTTCCCCAAGCGCGAGGAAAGCGAGTACGACACCTTCGGTGTCGGCCACTCCTCGACCTCGATCTCGGCGGCACTGGGCATGGCCATCGCGCGCCAGACCGAAGGTGATGATCGCAAGGTCGTGGCCGTGATCGGCGACGGTGCGATGACCGCCGGCATGGCGTTCGAAGCGCTGATGCACGCCGGCGGCATGGAACCGGAACCGAACCTGCTGGTGATCCTCAACGACAACAACATGTCGATCTCCGAGGCAGTGGGCGGGCTGACCAAGATGCTCGGCCGCGCCACCGGCAGCCGCACGCTCAATGCGCTGCGCGAAGGCGGCAAGAAGATCCTTGGCGACAAGAAGAACAATCCCGCGCGTTTCGTGAAGCGCTGGGAAGAACACTGGAAGGGCATGTTCGTGCCGTCCACGATGTTCGAGGAAATGGGCTTCCATTACACCGGCCCGATCGATGGCCATGACCTGCCGGCGCTGCTGTCCGCGCTGAAGACGCTGCGTGCCTCCAAGGGCCCGAAGCTGCTGCATGTGATGACCACCAAGGGCAAGGGTTACGAGCCGGCTGAAGGCGACCAGATCGGTTACCACGCGGTGGGCCCGTTCGATCCGGACAAGGGCCTGGTGGCCAAGACCGGCGCGAAGAAGCCCACCTATACCGATGTGTTTGGCGACTGGTTGTGTGACGCCGCCGCGGCCGAGCCGCGTCTGTATGGCATCACTCCGGCAATGCGCGAAGGCTCGGGCCTGGTGCGCTTCAGCAGGGAATATCCGCAGCGCTACTTCGACGTAGCCATCGCAGAGCAGCACGCGGTGACCCTGGCCGCAGGCATGGCCACCCAGGGCGGCAAGCCGGTGGTGGCGATCTATTCCACCTTCCTGCAGCGCGCGTACGACCAGTTGGTGCATGACGTGGCCATCCAGGACCTGGATGTGCTGTTCGCGATCGATCGCGCCGGCGTCGTCGGCCCGGATGGTGCAACCCACGCCGGCAACCTCGACCTCAGCTTCCTGCGCTGCGTGCCGAACATGGTGGTGATGGCACCCTCCAACGAGGCCGAGTGCCGGCAGATGCTCAGCACCGGCCTGCAGCACCCCGGCCCGGCTGCGGTGCGCTACCCGCGCGGCAGCGGTACCGGCGTGGATGCCGGCAGCGATCTGTCGACCCTGCCGATCGGCAAGGGCGAGCTGCGCCTGCAAGGCAACCGCGTCGCCCTGCTCGCGTTCGGCAGCACCGTCGCCGCCGCCGAACAGGTGGGTCGCGAACTGGGTTTGAGCGTGGTCAACATGCGTTTCATCAAGCCACTCGATCGCGAGCTGGTGCTGGCCATGGCCAACCAGCACGACGCCCTGGTGACGATCGAAGACAACGTGGTGGCGGGCGGCGCAGGTTCGGCCGTGGCCGAACTGCTCAATGCCGAGGACGTGCTGCGTCCGATCCTGCACCTGGGCCTGCCCGATGCCTTCCAGCATCACGCCAGCCGCGAGGACCTGCTGGCCGAGGCCGGCATCGATGCGGCCGGCATCCGTGCGGCCCTGCTCAAGCGCTGGCCGCAGCTGGCCGCCGGCAACCCGCCGTTGAGCGCGGCGGGCTGA
- a CDS encoding DUF3011 domain-containing protein, which yields MGKGLTWRTVACTLLPMMAAAGGVQAQNYGYDDRYDDRGGNGIVRCESIKNRSNECRLEGRARMIRQLSGSPCVEGETWGQSRYGVWVTQGCRAEFVGEYRRPGGGGGGWGGGGGNGWGGSQWGGGGQVIACHSNDRRQQYCDAQVRRGVRLVRQESRSACIEGQSWGWDRRGIWVSNGCRAQFQVN from the coding sequence ATGGGCAAGGGACTCACTTGGCGCACCGTGGCGTGCACCCTGTTGCCGATGATGGCTGCTGCTGGCGGCGTGCAGGCGCAGAACTATGGCTACGACGATCGCTACGATGATCGTGGTGGCAATGGCATCGTGCGCTGCGAATCGATCAAGAACCGCAGCAACGAGTGCCGGCTGGAAGGGCGTGCGCGCATGATCCGCCAGTTATCCGGCTCCCCCTGTGTGGAAGGTGAGACCTGGGGCCAGTCCCGTTACGGTGTCTGGGTTACCCAGGGCTGCCGTGCCGAATTCGTCGGTGAATACCGGCGGCCGGGCGGTGGCGGCGGTGGTTGGGGTGGCGGTGGTGGCAACGGCTGGGGCGGAAGCCAGTGGGGTGGTGGTGGCCAGGTGATTGCCTGCCATTCCAATGACCGGCGCCAGCAGTACTGCGATGCGCAGGTTCGTCGCGGCGTGCGTCTGGTACGACAGGAATCGCGCAGTGCCTGCATCGAAGGCCAGTCCTGGGGCTGGGACCGCCGTGGCATCTGGGTCAGCAATGGCTGCAGGGCCCAGTTCCAGGTGAATTGA
- a CDS encoding DUF1653 domain-containing protein, with amino-acid sequence MTDLTPLPALAPGRYRHFKGGEYEVIDIVRSSETLQPMVLYRALYGEGGLWVRPYTMFIEQVPGEHGPQARFARISD; translated from the coding sequence ATGACCGACCTGACCCCGCTGCCCGCGCTGGCACCTGGCCGCTACCGCCACTTCAAGGGTGGCGAGTACGAAGTGATCGACATCGTCCGCAGCAGTGAGACGCTGCAGCCGATGGTTCTCTACCGCGCTCTGTATGGCGAGGGCGGCCTGTGGGTGCGGCCCTATACGATGTTCATTGAGCAGGTGCCCGGCGAGCACGGCCCGCAGGCGCGTTTCGCCCGCATCAGCGACTGA